One genomic segment of Calditrichota bacterium includes these proteins:
- a CDS encoding efflux RND transporter permease subunit, with amino-acid sequence IRNLQQEGVDFKDAIRTSGSLRMRPVLMTALVAAFGFIPMMISLGVGAEVQRPLATVVVGGIVTSTMLTLIVLPVLYTQFGRPITEMEEA; translated from the coding sequence CGATCCGCAATCTTCAGCAGGAGGGGGTGGATTTCAAAGATGCCATTCGCACCAGCGGCTCATTGCGTATGCGACCCGTCCTGATGACTGCGCTGGTCGCTGCGTTCGGTTTCATTCCTATGATGATTTCGCTCGGAGTCGGCGCTGAAGTCCAACGCCCACTTGCAACAGTGGTCGTCGGCGGAATTGTTACATCCACCATGCTCACACTGATTGTTTTGCCGGTGCTGTACACTCAATTTGGAAGGCCGATTACCGAAATGGAAGAAGCCTAA
- a CDS encoding response regulator transcription factor has product MRVLLIEDDRKFSAALLKSLRAASFAVDAAADGMSGEETAFSNDYDVIILDVIMPRQDGWQTCRNLRKSGVQTPILMLTALDDVQDKIKGLDFGADDYLTKPFNIDELIARLRSLIRRNSVSKSTQIDLYGLSLDQKTRSARREGREIRLTAKEYALLEYFMLNPETVLSREQISEHVWDMNFEPRSNVIEASVKYLRQKIDKGFDKPLILTVRGSGYMFSEHEQ; this is encoded by the coding sequence ATGAGAGTCCTATTAATTGAAGACGATCGAAAGTTCTCTGCTGCTTTGCTCAAGAGCCTGCGGGCTGCGAGCTTCGCCGTGGATGCTGCCGCAGATGGCATGTCAGGTGAAGAGACAGCATTTAGCAATGATTATGATGTTATCATTCTCGATGTAATCATGCCGCGCCAAGATGGTTGGCAAACGTGCCGTAATCTCAGGAAATCAGGGGTACAGACTCCGATCCTTATGCTGACAGCGCTCGATGATGTTCAGGACAAGATTAAGGGACTCGATTTTGGTGCCGATGACTACTTAACCAAGCCTTTTAATATTGACGAACTGATCGCGCGATTAAGATCATTGATCCGAAGAAACAGCGTGTCAAAATCTACGCAGATCGATCTCTATGGTCTTAGCCTTGATCAGAAGACTCGCTCCGCTCGCCGCGAAGGGCGGGAAATTCGTCTTACTGCAAAAGAGTATGCGCTCTTAGAGTATTTTATGTTAAATCCAGAAACGGTACTCTCGCGCGAACAGATTTCCGAGCATGTTTGGGATATGAATTTCGAGCCGAGAAGCAATGTTATTGAGGCATCCGTGAAATACCTTCGTCAAAAGATTGATAAAGGATTTGACAAACCGCTGATTCTAACTGTGCGAGGAAGTGGCTACATGTTTTCGGAGCACGAACAGTGA
- a CDS encoding HAMP domain-containing histidine kinase has translation MTKFFSNLTIKTKLVLAYTTIFGILIGSFAVVTYRSIGDSRMARLDAELDSHAGKLLMEIDEDMGDQEDIEDDWLSGLTTEDLNDAHLQLLTVTGAAIVKDSLLQTAIADWPSKYSFKSAQHVNLKLGTGDYRVLWQPVEIDGTVLYVLELAMPMQDMLDDMEQLRLLFWILVPAILLITGMAAYGITQASFRPIVNMTNASRNISVHNLNERLDLPKTQDEVRLLGETLNGLLERLDSSFRSQRQFVADASHEIRTPLAVMRVELEHALGNTSDSLVRADIQSALTEIDRLSKMAGQLLLLARLDSASQSNERESVRIDELLAECVRRLKAFAESKNISLELYIEEAIEYLGDSEKLKSVFDNIIENAIKYCPSESSVQVSLARVRDEHKFQVTISDNGPGIPEDEQQKVFGRFYRATSQRGEGNGSGLGLAIAMRVIELHGGALTIESHDGKGSTFTISLSEDSTA, from the coding sequence GTGACAAAGTTCTTTTCAAATCTTACGATTAAGACTAAACTCGTCCTTGCGTATACGACGATTTTTGGAATTCTTATTGGATCATTCGCAGTTGTGACGTATCGAAGTATCGGCGATTCCAGAATGGCGCGACTTGACGCTGAACTCGATTCACATGCTGGCAAACTCCTTATGGAAATTGATGAGGACATGGGAGATCAAGAAGACATAGAGGACGACTGGCTGTCGGGTTTGACTACAGAAGATCTCAATGACGCTCACTTACAGCTCCTCACGGTGACGGGCGCCGCGATCGTGAAGGACAGCCTACTGCAAACGGCAATTGCCGACTGGCCATCGAAGTACTCTTTTAAGTCAGCACAACACGTTAATCTAAAACTCGGCACAGGTGACTACAGGGTCTTGTGGCAACCGGTGGAGATCGACGGAACCGTGCTCTATGTTCTTGAACTTGCAATGCCGATGCAAGACATGTTGGATGACATGGAACAGCTTCGGCTGCTCTTTTGGATATTGGTGCCCGCCATTTTATTGATAACGGGAATGGCGGCGTACGGAATTACGCAGGCATCGTTTCGTCCGATTGTCAATATGACCAACGCGTCACGTAATATTTCTGTCCACAATTTGAATGAACGATTGGATCTGCCAAAGACTCAGGATGAAGTTCGGCTCTTGGGAGAGACTCTTAACGGGCTCTTGGAACGATTGGATTCGTCGTTTCGTAGCCAAAGGCAGTTTGTGGCCGACGCATCACATGAAATACGCACGCCTCTCGCAGTAATGCGTGTGGAGTTGGAACATGCATTAGGTAACACTAGCGACAGTTTAGTTCGCGCAGATATCCAATCTGCACTTACGGAAATCGATCGTTTGTCCAAAATGGCAGGGCAGTTGCTGCTTTTGGCCAGATTGGATTCCGCTTCGCAATCTAACGAGCGTGAATCGGTGCGAATTGACGAACTTCTTGCTGAATGTGTTCGGAGATTGAAAGCGTTTGCGGAATCAAAGAACATTTCTTTGGAATTATATATTGAAGAAGCGATTGAGTATCTTGGCGATAGTGAGAAGCTAAAGAGCGTATTTGACAATATTATTGAAAACGCGATAAAGTACTGCCCGTCGGAAAGCTCCGTTCAAGTGTCCCTGGCACGAGTTCGCGACGAACACAAGTTTCAAGTGACCATCAGCGACAATGGCCCTGGAATACCGGAGGATGAACAACAAAAGGTCTTTGGGCGATTTTACCGTGCGACCAGCCAACGCGGCGAAGGTAACGGCAGCGGACTGGGATTGGCCATTGCAATGCGAGTCATTGAATTGCACGGTGGCGCACTAACTATCGAAAGCCATGACGGCAAAGGTTCAACTTTCACCATTAGCCTGAGCGAGGACAGCACGGCGTAG
- a CDS encoding PepSY-like domain-containing protein — translation MFRNINIIITMAILLCAGGLSAATAAEPDSEKSISLGEVPAAVLAAFESQYPEAKITGTNQEVKDGQTFFEIESKQGKTTRDVLYLPDGTVQEIEESVLKSELPASATANLRKEFPTGEIQRIEKVTRAGVAQYEVLMENNDVRMEIVLDDSGQIVKSEKLAPKGEDEDEESEDAE, via the coding sequence ATGTTTCGCAACATCAACATAATCATTACTATGGCAATTTTGCTGTGCGCAGGAGGCCTAAGCGCGGCAACAGCCGCCGAGCCCGATTCCGAAAAGTCCATATCTCTCGGCGAAGTGCCGGCAGCGGTTCTCGCGGCATTCGAATCACAGTATCCGGAAGCGAAGATCACGGGCACAAACCAAGAGGTCAAAGACGGCCAGACATTCTTCGAAATCGAAAGCAAACAAGGGAAGACCACACGGGACGTACTCTATTTGCCTGACGGCACGGTACAAGAAATCGAAGAAAGCGTGTTAAAGTCGGAACTTCCGGCATCAGCTACGGCAAACCTTCGCAAAGAATTCCCAACAGGCGAAATCCAAAGAATTGAAAAAGTGACCCGAGCCGGAGTTGCGCAATACGAAGTCCTGATGGAAAACAATGATGTCCGGATGGAGATTGTGCTCGATGATTCGGGACAGATTGTCAAGTCAGAAAAACTTGCGCCAAAGGGTGAAGATGAAGACGAGGAGTCTGAAGATGCAGAGTAA
- a CDS encoding transporter: protein MQSNTATFSAYLNDSLARAVKLVLGLALILGAIPAFAGLPLETETARLPMRKSLTVAGAFEFQTSHEGTEKAAPFALEYGLADRLELLVEPVFYTAITPKTGPHTTGLGDLETTLTWLALHERPNRPAIALAGEIKIPTAHSVQIGTGKADLASYVVASKELGRWDTHANLSYTIVGQPAGQQLNNLLGYAAAIEYHAAQKWDIVSEVFGNTSALKETADPIQGTGESAVTPEASGGELVEMLGLRYLISPNVHLSFGVSHDNSNAWLFAPGLEFHTK from the coding sequence ATGCAGAGTAACACCGCGACCTTCAGCGCGTACCTGAATGACTCACTCGCAAGAGCGGTGAAATTAGTCTTAGGCCTCGCGCTGATCCTGGGCGCTATTCCCGCGTTTGCGGGACTTCCTCTTGAAACCGAAACGGCGAGACTGCCGATGCGAAAATCGCTGACGGTTGCCGGCGCGTTTGAATTCCAGACGTCTCACGAGGGAACCGAAAAGGCCGCTCCGTTTGCGCTTGAATATGGTCTCGCCGATCGACTCGAACTGCTGGTTGAACCCGTATTCTATACCGCGATCACACCCAAAACTGGTCCGCATACAACTGGTCTCGGTGATCTTGAAACAACTCTGACCTGGCTTGCATTACACGAGCGACCCAATCGGCCTGCAATCGCACTTGCTGGCGAAATCAAGATTCCGACGGCACACAGCGTACAAATCGGAACCGGGAAAGCAGACCTTGCAAGCTACGTAGTAGCTAGCAAGGAGCTTGGCCGCTGGGATACCCACGCGAACTTGAGCTATACTATTGTCGGTCAACCCGCCGGCCAGCAGCTCAACAACTTGCTCGGTTATGCCGCCGCGATTGAATACCACGCCGCCCAAAAGTGGGATATAGTCTCCGAAGTATTCGGCAATACGTCGGCCTTGAAAGAAACGGCCGATCCAATTCAAGGGACTGGCGAAAGTGCGGTGACGCCGGAAGCATCGGGCGGCGAATTAGTTGAGATGCTGGGTTTGCGCTATCTAATCAGTCCAAACGTTCATCTCTCGTTCGGTGTTAGCCACGACAATTCCAACGCGTGGCTATTCGCGCCTGGACTTGAGTTTCACACGAAATAG
- a CDS encoding TolC family protein: MANRKLKTTAILCVWILAQTLYAQAPAPMTLEEALAMARLNSLNASIVEDSLRYVELTQQELKSGSRPQVMATGGASYAPDSRNFGYDPVITDGGQMNGQIVVEQNIYDGGIRALKMRQLDVDKKRLRADSVRLDRELVWIVTKQFMELLKSDQLMTVLSENIQQISDYFDIVRSMNAGGTVPYTDVLRTQLDLTKAQAELRTARTARGSAAIALTTTMRMAPDPNFSIVGSLDTLLSLQINRLSLIPSDYLESTHEFQSLNQDIARSKLDEDLALHEKRPTIDFTADAGYLSTRSNLRLPPAEMYSGFGASIGVSMQFSLYDGGATAVHVQQAKLATRSLETQRVNLVNEIAGQVSNLRLQIKDQENALEMASQNIETADLTFELTRAMYAGGSANVTDVLNAKQALLDAQTANIDAKANSIDLQIQLEQAITPVSEGRL; encoded by the coding sequence ATGGCTAACAGAAAGTTAAAGACTACTGCAATCCTCTGCGTTTGGATTCTGGCACAAACGCTCTATGCTCAAGCGCCTGCCCCAATGACTTTGGAGGAAGCGCTTGCGATGGCGAGACTGAACAGTCTGAACGCAAGTATTGTCGAGGATAGTCTTCGTTACGTTGAACTGACTCAACAAGAACTCAAGTCGGGATCAAGACCGCAAGTGATGGCTACCGGAGGGGCTTCGTACGCGCCGGACTCTCGAAATTTTGGCTATGATCCCGTCATCACGGACGGCGGCCAGATGAATGGACAAATTGTCGTCGAACAAAATATCTACGATGGCGGGATTCGTGCGCTGAAAATGCGGCAGTTAGACGTTGACAAAAAAAGATTGCGCGCCGACAGTGTAAGACTTGATCGGGAACTTGTTTGGATTGTTACGAAACAATTCATGGAACTTCTGAAATCAGATCAGCTGATGACCGTTCTGTCAGAAAACATTCAACAGATCTCGGACTACTTCGACATAGTGCGAAGCATGAACGCAGGTGGAACCGTCCCGTATACGGACGTTCTAAGAACTCAATTAGACCTCACCAAAGCGCAAGCAGAACTTCGGACGGCGAGAACCGCTCGTGGCAGCGCGGCAATTGCACTAACGACGACTATGCGAATGGCCCCTGATCCGAACTTCAGCATCGTCGGATCATTGGATACTTTGTTGTCACTTCAAATCAATCGGCTTTCGCTAATTCCATCGGATTACCTGGAAAGCACGCACGAGTTTCAGAGTCTCAATCAGGACATTGCCAGAAGTAAACTCGACGAAGACCTTGCGCTCCATGAAAAACGCCCCACAATTGATTTCACGGCCGACGCGGGGTATCTATCTACGAGGTCAAACCTTAGGCTGCCTCCGGCAGAAATGTACAGCGGGTTTGGCGCATCAATCGGAGTCTCCATGCAGTTTTCGCTTTACGATGGGGGCGCGACGGCAGTGCATGTTCAGCAAGCAAAACTGGCGACACGGTCGCTCGAAACGCAGCGCGTGAACTTAGTCAATGAAATAGCAGGGCAGGTGAGCAATCTTCGTCTTCAAATCAAAGATCAAGAGAACGCGCTTGAAATGGCTTCGCAGAATATCGAAACCGCGGATCTAACGTTTGAACTCACGCGCGCCATGTACGCAGGTGGCAGCGCAAACGTCACGGACGTATTAAATGCGAAGCAGGCGCTTCTCGATGCTCAAACTGCCAATATTGATGCCAAGGCGAACTCTATTGATCTTCAGATTCAATTAGAGCAAGCGATAACTCCCGTATCGGAAGGACGATTGTGA
- a CDS encoding efflux RND transporter periplasmic adaptor subunit, giving the protein MKRCIILLPLLAALTVAACKQDGGTSEEGAPQVVVAVKTVPIALGTANVELHAIGRLEALRTQDVLSPITGRVTSIKVLEGESVRSGEVIASIETRESKAALDGARILLSRAKSVSDRISAERAVALAESTRTRVEITAPFNGVISVRQATEGQVLSEGTSLLTVVDLNTLVFMADVQEGELSQIRIGQKSSVHLSALPDTTFETTVDAINPQSNPESQAVEVRLTFLESVAPVLKSGMTGTADIVIDTHPDALLVPKSAVLRNDETLRHSVVIVGPDSLSHTVQVEMGVQTDSTAEVASQQLKPGMQVIVEGQYALVDSTKVSATPQGMQ; this is encoded by the coding sequence GTGAAACGCTGTATCATATTACTGCCATTGCTCGCCGCATTGACCGTGGCCGCGTGCAAACAAGACGGCGGCACCAGTGAAGAAGGAGCGCCCCAAGTTGTGGTCGCGGTCAAGACAGTTCCCATTGCGCTCGGCACGGCAAACGTCGAACTTCATGCCATCGGGCGGTTGGAGGCGTTGCGTACTCAAGACGTACTTTCTCCTATTACCGGAAGAGTGACGTCAATAAAGGTCCTTGAAGGGGAGTCCGTTCGATCCGGAGAAGTGATCGCTTCCATCGAGACTCGTGAGTCAAAAGCGGCCCTTGATGGTGCACGAATACTTCTGTCTCGCGCAAAGAGTGTGTCTGATCGCATAAGTGCGGAACGGGCGGTTGCCTTGGCCGAATCCACTCGGACACGGGTAGAAATCACCGCACCCTTCAACGGAGTTATCTCAGTGCGGCAAGCAACGGAAGGGCAAGTGTTGTCCGAAGGAACTTCGCTGCTGACTGTGGTGGATCTAAATACTCTGGTCTTCATGGCGGACGTTCAGGAAGGCGAACTTTCTCAAATAAGAATCGGCCAGAAATCGAGCGTCCACTTATCGGCACTGCCGGATACAACATTTGAAACGACCGTTGACGCTATCAACCCGCAAAGCAATCCCGAAAGCCAGGCGGTTGAAGTGCGACTCACATTTCTCGAATCTGTCGCCCCCGTTCTGAAGTCCGGAATGACAGGGACTGCGGACATCGTTATTGACACTCATCCTGATGCTCTATTGGTCCCTAAATCCGCAGTGCTGCGAAATGATGAAACACTTCGGCACTCCGTGGTTATTGTTGGTCCGGACTCGTTATCGCACACGGTACAAGTCGAAATGGGCGTTCAGACTGACTCGACGGCGGAAGTCGCGAGTCAGCAGCTCAAGCCCGGTATGCAGGTGATCGTCGAAGGGCAATATGCTCTTGTGGATTCTACGAAAGTTAGTGCAACACCGCAAGGAATGCAATGA
- a CDS encoding efflux RND transporter permease subunit translates to MSPFHYAQKHTKAVLFSVVAIAVAGIAMMLKMPVSLFPDITFPRIVILADNGEEPADRMMVEVTKPLEEVASSLQGVNVVRSITSRGSSEISILLDWNTDVLQTLELLQGRISNIRNELPATASIQAEQMSIAVFPIQGYSLTSDTQSLVELRDLALYQIRPALMRVNGVARVEVTGGDTREFTVILDPDKLASYYIDATQVTDAIDKSNTVASSGLLADNHLLYLSLVSGLLKSVEDIAGVVVTVKNDVPVFVRDVADVKPGVEDNYIRTTAHGHDAVLINIIKQPTGSTVQIGKDVTRVLSTIDLPQGVHFENFYDQSDFINRSILSTRDAILIGILLAMAVMFVFLRSSRVMLVIVLFVPSVIAATLALLYLFGETVNIMTLGGIAAAVGLIIDDAIVVIEHAFAQCPRGIQASNLRQVFRETIGPAIREFLPAIIGSTSCTIVIFIPLAFLSGITGAFFKSLSVTMVTALAVSFLFSISVAPLFASLFLRGKDIAHELSIEKHTSRLAKWYERVLRKLLHLRGLVVLGTGVVFVLTFLIYKQIGSDFLPHMDEGSFVLDYMSPPGTSLDETNRMLVGVENVLMSIPEVDSYSRRTGTQLGFFITEPNNGDFLVKLKQRRNRNIDNVMDEVRTRIEESQPALQIDIFQLMGDVIGDLTNSPSPVEIKVFGDSPEVMQKTAKQIASLIETVPGIVDAFDGIVISGPSMIVNVDPVKAARDGLNTADLAGQIENIMRGRVGSNIQKGEKLVGIHVRYPDSYRSDLQAIEQLSVLNDQGISVPLKNIATIEMTGGQAELNREDLRQLVAVTARVSGRDLGSAIHDIQLKLRNNLVLPKGVALEYGGVYQTQQESFRGLLLVAIGAIILVFLVLLFEFGEFAVPLSILPIALLALLGSFAALWLSGVTFNISSFVGVIMIIGIVAENAVFVMHTIRTRIAAGDSLDTAIVTASLIRTRPILMTTLAAVLALSPLALGLGGGSRMQQPLAIAVIGGFSISSLLLFFGLPMLYRLWRGK, encoded by the coding sequence ATGAGTCCATTCCACTACGCTCAAAAGCACACCAAAGCGGTGCTCTTTTCAGTGGTTGCGATCGCGGTCGCCGGGATCGCGATGATGCTCAAGATGCCGGTTTCGCTGTTTCCGGACATTACGTTTCCCCGCATCGTGATCCTTGCCGACAATGGAGAAGAACCCGCCGATCGCATGATGGTGGAAGTCACCAAACCGTTGGAAGAGGTCGCGAGTTCGCTGCAAGGCGTTAATGTCGTGCGTTCCATTACGAGTCGAGGATCGAGCGAAATATCAATCCTCCTGGACTGGAACACAGACGTGTTGCAGACTTTGGAACTGTTACAGGGAAGAATCTCGAATATCCGCAACGAACTCCCCGCTACGGCGTCAATTCAAGCCGAACAGATGAGCATTGCGGTCTTCCCGATTCAGGGCTACAGCCTGACATCCGACACGCAAAGTCTGGTGGAACTGCGCGATCTTGCTTTGTATCAAATTCGGCCTGCGCTGATGAGAGTGAACGGCGTCGCCAGAGTGGAAGTCACAGGCGGGGACACCAGGGAATTCACGGTAATACTCGATCCGGACAAACTCGCAAGCTATTATATTGATGCGACGCAGGTAACGGACGCAATCGACAAATCCAATACCGTTGCCTCCTCGGGTCTTCTGGCGGACAACCATCTGCTGTACCTATCACTGGTCTCCGGACTTCTGAAATCCGTAGAAGACATTGCAGGCGTGGTGGTAACTGTCAAGAATGACGTGCCGGTCTTCGTTCGCGACGTTGCGGATGTGAAGCCGGGAGTGGAAGACAACTACATTCGCACGACCGCACACGGGCACGACGCAGTACTTATCAATATCATTAAGCAACCGACGGGCAGCACGGTGCAGATTGGTAAGGATGTCACGCGGGTTCTTAGCACAATTGACTTGCCGCAGGGTGTTCACTTTGAGAATTTCTACGATCAAAGTGATTTCATCAACAGATCCATACTCAGCACGCGCGACGCGATCTTGATCGGTATTCTGCTCGCAATGGCGGTAATGTTCGTGTTCTTGCGCAGCAGCCGCGTTATGTTGGTTATTGTGCTCTTCGTGCCGTCAGTTATAGCCGCGACGCTGGCTCTGCTGTACTTGTTTGGCGAAACCGTCAACATTATGACCTTGGGTGGAATTGCGGCGGCAGTCGGGTTGATTATTGACGACGCGATCGTAGTCATCGAGCATGCCTTCGCCCAGTGCCCCCGGGGGATTCAAGCAAGCAATTTGCGTCAGGTATTCCGCGAGACGATTGGGCCGGCCATTCGCGAGTTTCTTCCGGCGATCATTGGATCAACGTCCTGCACAATTGTTATCTTTATTCCGCTTGCTTTCCTGAGCGGCATAACAGGCGCGTTTTTCAAATCGTTGTCCGTCACGATGGTAACTGCGTTAGCGGTCTCCTTCCTTTTTTCCATATCCGTGGCTCCGCTCTTTGCCTCCCTATTCCTGAGAGGAAAGGACATCGCGCATGAACTGTCCATCGAAAAGCACACCAGTCGACTTGCGAAATGGTATGAACGCGTTCTGCGAAAGCTGCTTCATTTGCGCGGCCTTGTTGTTTTAGGAACGGGAGTCGTCTTCGTGCTCACATTCTTGATATACAAGCAAATCGGCAGCGACTTTTTGCCCCATATGGACGAGGGATCATTCGTTCTGGATTACATGTCGCCTCCGGGAACGTCGTTGGACGAAACGAATAGGATGCTGGTTGGAGTGGAAAATGTCTTGATGAGCATACCCGAAGTGGACTCCTATTCGCGTCGAACCGGAACGCAGCTTGGATTCTTCATTACGGAGCCAAACAATGGTGACTTTCTCGTCAAATTGAAACAGCGGCGAAACCGCAATATTGACAACGTCATGGATGAAGTAAGAACTCGGATTGAAGAGTCTCAACCCGCGCTCCAAATAGACATCTTTCAGTTGATGGGAGATGTCATCGGAGACTTGACGAATAGCCCGTCACCCGTAGAAATAAAAGTCTTTGGGGACAGCCCGGAGGTCATGCAGAAGACGGCCAAGCAGATCGCTTCATTGATTGAAACTGTCCCGGGTATAGTGGATGCCTTTGACGGAATAGTCATCTCCGGGCCGTCCATGATAGTAAACGTGGACCCGGTGAAAGCAGCGCGCGATGGATTAAATACAGCTGACTTAGCCGGTCAAATCGAGAATATCATGCGCGGACGCGTGGGCAGCAATATCCAAAAAGGGGAAAAACTCGTCGGTATCCATGTGCGCTATCCGGATTCATATCGCTCTGATTTGCAGGCGATTGAACAGCTTTCTGTCTTGAATGACCAGGGAATTTCCGTGCCCCTAAAGAATATTGCGACTATTGAAATGACAGGAGGACAAGCCGAGCTGAACCGCGAGGACTTGCGACAGTTGGTTGCGGTGACAGCGCGAGTCTCGGGAAGGGATCTGGGCAGCGCGATCCACGATATCCAATTGAAGCTGCGGAACAACCTGGTGTTGCCGAAAGGTGTTGCCTTGGAATATGGCGGAGTTTACCAGACACAGCAGGAATCATTCAGAGGCCTGCTGCTGGTCGCAATTGGCGCAATCATACTCGTCTTTCTGGTACTTCTTTTCGAATTTGGCGAATTTGCGGTTCCGCTTTCCATATTGCCGATAGCATTGCTCGCACTCTTGGGATCATTTGCGGCGCTTTGGCTGTCTGGAGTGACGTTTAACATATCCAGTTTTGTCGGCGTGATCATGATCATTGGCATTGTCGCGGAAAATGCCGTCTTCGTCATGCATACGATTAGGACGCGCATTGCAGCCGGCGACTCTTTGGATACGGCAATTGTCACAGCAAGTTTGATCCGCACTCGCCCGATTCTGATGACCACGCTGGCAGCGGTCCTGGCCTTATCTCCGCTGGCACTCGGACTTGGCGGAGGTTCAAGAATGCAGCAGCCTTTGGCCATTGCAGTAATCGGCGGTTTCTCCATTTCAAGCTTGTTATTGTTCTTCGGATTACCGATGTTATACAGATTATGGAGAGGTAAGTAG
- a CDS encoding phosphatase PAP2 family protein: protein MSLSILVSTAVASTALKCPELFDNPQNGMKACGGTMKVYHVKPGVDYAYIRPPNSRYYNFLYKDFGSYFRTTFNRPNLPYIGAMVVGTGLLVYFDQDIIDGAQHIGDEVGLNHTSKQKPLTNWGVKVGGKTIGTPLNVPQDLETGMYFLGDGIVHSSIAVGFWGYGQLSGDKRALQTGTQCIEAIVATGTMIQILKHSFGRESPNARTVDGGKWRLFPNPSDYQNHVPNYDAMPSGHIATAMATVTVIADNYPDKKWIRPMGYSLMGILMYAMLNNGVHWASDYPLGISIGYTFAKICDGRARTILSGKGSEEVNGKVSKRDHISLLPYLGNNSMGLRLGYEF, encoded by the coding sequence GTGTCACTCTCAATACTGGTTAGCACTGCAGTTGCAAGCACCGCTCTAAAATGTCCGGAACTGTTCGACAACCCGCAAAACGGCATGAAAGCGTGCGGAGGCACCATGAAGGTCTACCATGTTAAGCCCGGAGTGGACTACGCCTATATTCGTCCACCGAACTCCCGCTACTACAATTTTCTATACAAGGATTTCGGCAGCTACTTTCGTACAACATTCAATAGACCCAATCTCCCCTACATCGGAGCGATGGTGGTTGGAACCGGACTGCTAGTCTATTTCGACCAGGATATTATCGATGGAGCGCAGCATATTGGAGATGAAGTCGGACTCAATCATACAAGCAAACAAAAGCCGCTGACAAACTGGGGTGTCAAGGTTGGCGGCAAAACGATAGGTACGCCGCTCAATGTGCCGCAAGACCTGGAAACAGGTATGTACTTCCTTGGTGACGGCATTGTGCATAGTTCGATTGCAGTCGGCTTTTGGGGTTACGGTCAACTGTCGGGAGACAAGCGTGCGTTGCAGACGGGCACTCAGTGCATTGAAGCGATCGTAGCCACCGGAACGATGATCCAGATTCTTAAGCATAGCTTCGGTCGGGAAAGTCCCAATGCCCGGACTGTCGACGGCGGCAAATGGCGTTTATTTCCCAATCCGTCGGACTATCAGAATCATGTTCCAAATTATGATGCGATGCCCAGTGGTCATATAGCGACAGCGATGGCGACGGTAACGGTTATCGCCGACAATTACCCGGACAAGAAGTGGATCAGACCGATGGGCTATTCGCTCATGGGAATTTTGATGTATGCAATGCTTAATAACGGCGTACACTGGGCGAGCGACTACCCATTGGGAATATCCATCGGCTATACGTTCGCGAAGATTTGCGATGGTCGCGCACGGACGATTTTGAGCGGCAAAGGCAGTGAAGAAGTAAATGGCAAGGTGTCAAAGCGTGACCACATTTCCCTGTTGCCATATCTTGGCAACAATTCAATGGGACTGAGATTGGGCTACGAATTCTGA